GGTGAAGTTTTCCTGAATTCTGATAAAATTGAAAAAAAGCTTAGGAGAAAAGAATTTAAGGCGGACAAGGAACAAAGATATTTACGTAAAAGGTCGGAACTCGACGAAGTTCTGGAAGAAGTTTTCGATAAGCTTACGCTCATGACAATTTATGACCTGATGAATGCTGGCGCGCTGTTAGAGTTTTATGGTGTAATTAGTGCTGGAAAGGAGTCAAGGATATACCTCGCAAAAGGTCCAGAGGGTTTCATAGCCGTAAAGATATATCTCATAACTAGCGCAGAGTTTAAGAAAACTAGGATGACTTACGTGGTACATGACCCTAGGTTTAAAAGAATTCCGAGCGACTTTAGAGACTTCATTTACCTTTGGGCAAAACGTGAATTTGGAAATTTGAAGAAAGCATATGAAGCTGAAGTTCCAGTACCTAAGCCATACTTCGTAGAGAATAACGTTCTGGGTATGCAATTTTTAGGAAAAGATGGAACAAGGTATCCAACACTGGAAGAGGTTGAATTAGAGCCGAGCGATTATGAGAAGATTTATCCACTTATTCTTGAGAATATGAAGAAACTTTACCAGAAGGCGGACCTGATACATGCGGATATGAGCCAGTATAACGTATTCGTTACAGATACCTTATCGATCTACTTCATAGATTTGTCTCAAGCAGTCCACACTTCACATCCTTTGGCCGAAGTATTCTTAGAAAGGGACGTGAAGAATATTACAAAGTTTTTCGAGAAGAAGGGAATAAACGTCAGACCTCCAGAAGAGGTCATCAAGTGGATAAAATCTTAAAGCCTTTATGTAGAACTCTCCTGTTCTTCTAGTCTTATCTTCTCCATAATATCGGGAGTCACGCCTATTTTTTTCAAAAGTTTTGTAACATCTGGTGGTTCTTTCCTGTCTATTAGTTCAGCTGAAAATTTTGCTATCTTCGGGAGGTAATTAGCGTATATACTTAATCTCTTTATTGTGATAGTACGCTTCTCAACTTTTATTAGGTAACTCTTAAGTTCTCTAGCACACTCCCTTATTGCGATCGTAAGCTCGCGCTCAATTTCTGGCCTATCAGATATCGCCTCTTTACCTACAGTCTTGTAAGGCACTTTTAGAGAACATATATGCGTGACAACGGCAAGCGGTGCACCTTTCGGAACGTTATAATTACTCCAATCGATCTTTTCAGCTACTACTTTCCAAACAACATCCGCCCTCTCATCATAGAGGAGCGGTATCTTATTTGCAAACCTGTATATCTGTATGTTTTCACTTGGTGGTATCTTGCCACCGTATGCTATCGCAGCTTCGACTATAAACGGAAAACCGGAATAAGATTGCGGTGACCTTTGGACAACATAGAGAAACTCTGGCATTAGGATTGCCCTGATACCTGCCTCAAGTAGATCCTTGCCTATTGGGCTCAAAGGTGTCGGGTCCGGTGCCCTAAACTTTTTATAT
This genomic stretch from Aigarchaeota archaeon harbors:
- a CDS encoding serine protein kinase RIO, encoding MTIYDLMNAGALLEFYGVISAGKESRIYLAKGPEGFIAVKIYLITSAEFKKTRMTYVVHDPRFKRIPSDFRDFIYLWAKREFGNLKKAYEAEVPVPKPYFVENNVLGMQFLGKDGTRYPTLEEVELEPSDYEKIYPLILENMKKLYQKADLIHADMSQYNVFVTDTLSIYFIDLSQAVHTSHPLAEVFLERDVKNITKFFEKKGINVRPPEEVIKWIKS